The following are from one region of the Nymphaea colorata isolate Beijing-Zhang1983 chromosome 7, ASM883128v2, whole genome shotgun sequence genome:
- the LOC116257345 gene encoding transcription factor MYB26-like → MGHHSCCSKQKVRRGLWSPEEDEKLINYITTYGLGCWSSVPKQAGLQRCGKSCRLRWINYLRPDLKRGNFSLQEESLIIELHRTLGNRWAQIARHLPGRTDNEVKNFWNSSIKKKLIADGADLARNDKLKSIVDSSSEILSMDMKSSTPLVPYPHEIAIPISHACPPQDKDLLSPKEKNANLNAEWVVAPSEWSFDYPSHMPSIYDIHDGGFPSYCFQSNKLEAIGASFDQSSSSSSSTLMPKLCDIIDMAEYNTTRSQNKGIEDVVNASYFASSSYHHVGGPNEALDGMLCLDSMTSSPLSEHLHLSTSLPSNWELKYS, encoded by the exons aTGGGCCACCATTCTTGCTGCAGCAAGCAGAAAGTCAGGAGGGGACTTTGGTCAcctgaagaagatgaaaagcTCATCAATTACATCACCACCTATGGTCTTGGCTGCTGGAGTTCTGTACCAAAGCAAGCAG GCCTTCAAAGATGTGGCAAGAGTTGTAGGTTGAGATGGATTAATTACCTCAGGCCTGACCTGAAACGAGGAAACTTCTCCCTCCAGGAAGAGTCTCTCATCATTGAGCTCCACAGAACACTTGGAAATAG ATGGGCACAGATAGCTAGGCATCTTCCTGGAAGAACGGACAATGAGGTGAAAAACTTCTGGAACTCTTCCATAAAGAAAAAGCTAATCGCAGATGGCGCAGATTTGGcaagaaatgacaaattaaaaTCTATTGTTGACAGTTCTAGTGAGATACTATCCATGGATATGAAATCCTCGACTCCACTTGTTCCTTACCCTCATGAGATTGCAATTCCTATATCTCATGCGTGTCCACCTCAAGATAAAGATCTTCTCAGtccaaaggaaaagaatgcCAACCTCAATGCAGAATGGGTAGTTGCACCGTCAGAATGGTCTTTTGATTATCCAAGTCACATGCCAAGCATCTATGATATTCATGATGGTGGATTTCCCTCTTACTGCTTCCAAAGCAATAAACTGGAAGCAATTGGTGCCTCCTTTGATCAGTCATCCAGTTCATCTAGTTCCACTCTAATGCCAAAATTATGTGATATCATAGACATGGCCGAATATAACACCACAAGAAGCCAGAACAAAGGTATCGAAGACGTAGTCAATGCCTCATACTTCGCATCTTCATCATATCATCATGTCGGTGGACCAAACGAGGCTCTGGATGGCATGCTATGTCTTGATTCCATGACTTCATCACCTCTGTCAGAACATCTTCATCTCAGTACCAGCTTACCTTCAAACTGGGAACTGAAATATTcgtag